The nucleotide window TTTTTGTGTTCTAAAGCTAACAttctgactaagaataatataatttctataaaactttttgcatattttcttaCTTGTTTTGGTCACTTCCCTATTTTAATTGCAGAGTGATCCTGTTCAATCTTCTGTCATGTCGGAGTATGATTTGGCAGCAGAGGGTGATCTGTTCAAAGCCCCGGAACCTGTTTTTGAAGAGTCATTCATGAACCTGGATCCTGTGACAGCAGCCATCTCAATGATATCTTGTGGGGAAGATGTCTCCTCACAGGGACTAAAATCTGCTGATATTGATGTTCTTCAAAAGGAACAGCTTCTGAGTGATGTGTTTTATGAGTGTGAAAAGGATCTCTTAGAAAAGGCAGCAATAGACTTGCCGTTCTCCGATATTCTGGAAATCAAAGTTCCTGTTCTTAACACAGAGGAGAACTCAattgaagaaaagaaacaatTTCTAGACATGCCACCATTACCAAAGAGTGTCAGTTCAGGAAGTTTGAGCTCAATGGACTGGATGCATGGAGCTACAATGAAGCCTGCTTTCCTCGATGTCCCAGGAATAGATTTCGATGAAGTTTATGGCATGAGGAGATCATTTAGTGAGGGAGATATAAAGGTATGAACTAGTTGATCCATGTGACTTTTACTTCTCAAGGTGTGACTTATACATATATTGTATCATATGCTTTAGATAATCACAATGATGTTATATAGTATCAGTTGAAGCTATAATAATATCTTGGAcaggatatatatatacacacactgCAACATTGTTagaaactttttattttgattagaaTTTGATTCATTTGTATTTCTACTTCTCCCTATGCTTGGAGGAACATATTAACATTTGCCTCAAATGTTCCAAAATCTTATGAAACCAGAAATTATAAGCCAAAAACAATGAATTCCCCGTGGTTATCTGTGTGATTGATTCATTTCTTGGTTAAAAGTTTGGACTTCGGTTTAATGGCAATGCTGACATGACTAAATATTTGACAATTCACCTCCACCTGAAATCATTAGAAGGTTTTGATGTCTTCTTCAAACATGACTAAATAGTACACTTCTTCCCGGAAATTATGCTTCCTTGTATGGAATCACAAACAATCTGTGCATTAAATTCTTCCGTAAAATATGTGATTGACAGTGGTTTTTATGACAGACTTTAGGTAATGGCAATCTGAACATAGTCCAGTCTCCCCACGAGAGGCGTTTGCTTATCGGCAGTAGCATCAAAGAGGAACGCCAAGAGAAGCTATCCAGATACAGGAATAAGAAGACAAAGAGGAATTTTGGAAGGAAAATCAAGGTACCTATAGCTTTAGGATTTAGCATCCTTGAAATCTTTATAAAATCTACATGAATGAAACACCTTGGAAATTTGGTTTGCATTAACCTTAAATGTTACATAGTGTATTTTATAAACCTTAATCAATACTTCTACTCCTGATCTTTCTCATGTCTAATCTTTTGTTGCTGCTGTTGCATAATTACTGAAAAGGGGGTTCCTTAGTATTACTGATAATTTCGAATAGGATCGGGTTCTACAGTTACAAATGTACCAATACCATGGATCATGGATGTCCTTTTCAATTATATTAGCAATTGCTTTTATAGTATAGGCATTTAATGTGCAACTAATTTTCACTGAATTTGTTTAAAATCTATCTAAAGATTCAGACTCAACTCATGATGTTCTCTGGTTTCAGTATGCTTGCAGGAAGGCTCTTGCTGACAGCCAGCCTAGAATCCGTGGAAGATTTGCGAAGACCGAAGAATATGATACCAAGAGGCAATGATTTTCAACTCGTTCAGTAGGAAGAAAGTAGAGCCAAGCTAATGCATCTGATGAAGCTTATATGGAAGATCTAGGAGCAATATGTGCCtagaaattaaatataaatggtGGATTCTGTAAACTAGACACATATTGGCAATAAACAAAGAACTCAAGCTCTAgtgtaaaagaaaaatgaaagaaagaagaaaaaggaatgtAGCTCCTTACTCCTTAGGATAGTTCATCTCTTATCTGCTGTAATAATGTTCTCTGTTGATGGAAATGGTCTTCTAAATATGTAAATAGGTTTGTCcaataaaagaaggaaaaagaaaaaatgtactATATGTGATGATGGAATGGCAATGTTTAGTTCTGTTAGTTACTTATTCTGGAAACTGAAATGATATTATTAATTGGACCGATAAGACTATTGAattatgatattattaattGACCTGGTTGATCTGAtcataattgaataattatataaaattgtatcaaattaactactatttttaaattttaataactcgttaattattttattctttttagacccttcaaatatttattgaaaaaaaaaataaaaacgaaaatagaaaaatatgttgaacttatttaaaaaataaatcctCTCTTCAACATCATGGAATATACTTGGAAGTCAATAATCAAGCATGTTGTATTATGCAACTCAATGAAGACAGTACATGTTTACAATGGAAGCCGCAAGCTTGGCTAATTGAGTAACACAAAACCTAAAGGGGAAGGACACAAGACACTGGGAAGGTAATGGCCACAATATCTTTCTCAGAaagattctatttttgcttAAAATCTCACACATCAGCAATCAATAATGGTATTGCACATGGTAAGTCCGTCAATCGGATCATTGgatattacaaaaattaaaatccaaaTATGATATTAGGTTGTCAAAGTTCGGTGAGGGACTTTCCATTAATAAAAGTAATCACTTTTTCAACAGCCACGTCAAGTGCAGC belongs to Arachis duranensis cultivar V14167 chromosome 8, aradu.V14167.gnm2.J7QH, whole genome shotgun sequence and includes:
- the LOC107460478 gene encoding uncharacterized protein LOC107460478 isoform X2, coding for MLIEIELSLNKSMLAACIKCYSPFLKSDPVQSSVMSEYDLAAEGDLFKAPEPVFEESFMNLDPVTAAISMISCGEDVSSQGLKSADIDVLQKEQLLSDVFYECEKDLLEKAAIDLPFSDILEIKVPVLNTEENSIEEKKQFLDMPPLPKSVSSGSLSSMDWMHGATMKPAFLDVPGIDFDEVYGMRRSFSEGDIKTLGNGNLNIVQSPHERRLLIGSSIKEERQEKLSRYRNKKTKRNFGRKIKYACRKALADSQPRIRGRFAKTEEYDTKRQ
- the LOC107460478 gene encoding uncharacterized protein LOC107460478 isoform X1; its protein translation is MYAETGLLLPHMQNFSNHDLHQLDEYCNTFKSNASLSDPVQSSVMSEYDLAAEGDLFKAPEPVFEESFMNLDPVTAAISMISCGEDVSSQGLKSADIDVLQKEQLLSDVFYECEKDLLEKAAIDLPFSDILEIKVPVLNTEENSIEEKKQFLDMPPLPKSVSSGSLSSMDWMHGATMKPAFLDVPGIDFDEVYGMRRSFSEGDIKTLGNGNLNIVQSPHERRLLIGSSIKEERQEKLSRYRNKKTKRNFGRKIKYACRKALADSQPRIRGRFAKTEEYDTKRQ